Sequence from the Cucumis sativus cultivar 9930 chromosome 1, Cucumber_9930_V3, whole genome shotgun sequence genome:
CCTAATGGTTTACTTCTATATAAACCAGGAGTTGACATtgttttagaagaaaatgaaaagattaaatttatcCCAATTTTATCTAAGTTGAACAAACTTTTTTTGATGGAAACAATTgctttcattgaaaataaaaaaaagaaaaaaaacaattgccTGCAAAAAAACCCAAACCCACAGGAAAATTAAACTAGAGAAAATATTTCCAACTAAGATATTGCCTAGagaataatttcaaaagttcTTCGAAACTGAAGCCTAAAGAGAAACATGGAATCCCACCAAGGACCCAATCGCACAAGGGTTTCTGTCCACACCTCGGAACATTCTGTTGTTCCTCGCCCTCCAAAGATCCCACATCAAACCACGTATACTTGTGAGCCACAAAAAGCGACCCTTCCTGTTAAAAGGCGAATGGAGGAGGAATTTCCCAATTATCATATGAATGTAAATCTGGCAAGCAATCACAAGctcaaattcttgaaaagaacgaaaaagaaaaagcagtTCCACACTGATCTTGCAAATTGACTCTCCCAAGAAAGGTGGTCCAGGTTTTCTTCCACTTTCTAACAAAGGATATAACAGAAAGGACCCTTAACGAAACTAAACTGGAACAAACTTCTACATAAGTCTAATACGAAAGAAATACTCATTGATATGTTTGAAATTCCTTAAGATGGAGAAGATAGACCCCAACTCAAAGAAGTTACAAAAAACTTCTCCAATTGGACAACAAAGTAACAAAACTACAAGAATGAAAAAGCAATTTGCACCAAGAAATGGCAAAGTGATGTTTTTATTAAGTCGATTGAATGACTGCTCCTTGCTCGTAGGAAGCCCTTGGATTCTCCCATTCAAAGTGACCCAAAAGAAAAGGTCTAATAGTATTAAACCAAAGCAGTCCCTAATATTACATCTTTTTTGTAGTCTACGTGTTAGGCTCAAGAAAATCATATTGAATGTATGTATAAACTTATATTGGAGTTTGTTTTTTGAACCTTACCAACTATACATGATTCTTGTGTACCATTTTTGCAGGGGCTATTGGAGAATGAGTACCTTGGGAGTTCCTTTGCAGTTGGTGAAGTAAGAAACATAACTGGTTACCAGGCTCTCCATAGTGCATATGAAATCTCTTCTAATACTCACTCCAAATGGAAGAATTTGTTGGTGTTGTTTCTCATGGTAGTAGCCTACCGCATCAtagtttttattcttttacgTTTTCGTGTGGGTAAATTTATGAGTTTGCGTAAAGGTTTTCGTTGTAATCGGGatataaaagattgaaaaatgtgatttgaTACTAgtataggttttttttttagatgtttACAAACACTATTTTTGTTGTGCACATTCAAGGAATGATGCAAGTTAGTTTATTCTATTCATTTTGTTTGCAAATTGCAAGCCTCTTCCCTCTTAATCTCTTCTTCCCTTCCGAGTGAAGCTTTTGTTTGATTCTATTATTATTGccaatttaaatatacattcaaGCTCGATTCAAATATTGGATTACAAATGAGAGCGAGAGAGATTCAAAGCCACAAACAATCAAGAGACGTTCAGGTCCAACTACTTGACTGTCATCGTGGTTAGTTTGTATGAAGTAAATTGTAAGTTTGCAATACgattgtgtgtgtgtttgggGTTGATTTTACAAGAAATAAAGGTGattataatacaaattttaagaaGATTATAAAAGaactttaacatttttgtgaaaaaaagaattgctGACTGTTTATTGTTTGGTAAAACATGCTATAAACAAGTTCACTAAAGTAACTTCTAAATTCACTTAACaccctttttaaaataagttatttatgGTTATATATTCTAAATTCACTTAACACCCTTTTTAAACCAagttatttatagtttttaaataaccataaaatattcaatttttaacaaatttgagtatagatatagataatataaataaagaaaatttaaggaCTACTATttgtatataacaaaaatgaactaagatatttacaaaatctagtaaaatatcacaatttatcTTAATATATTGTGGTTCTATCACCATTTACACAAATAATacttatttttagtttattgtgATTCATcccaataatattttgttatatttgaaaatattttcaaacttttgacATTAAACgtaatagtttaattaattcttaaaatatgTTTCATGATATAAATAGTGTAGAAATTGGGGAGTACATTAATAAATAGTTGtttattgaagtttataaCCTAAGTTGTTATAACGAATGAAAATTGTTACTTTAATgggtttttctctttttcttttttcttttttggcaATATATAAAGGGGAGGAATCAAATATATGATCtcaaagtttatattataagTTGATGAAAATTAAGGTATGATGGTATTGGTTAACTTGATGAGCgtttacaaacaaaaagattgaactttttttaattttattttaattttttttttgtaatgacCCAAATTTGGGTGCACTACATTAATATAGAGTCATTTTATTTAGGCAATAAATCGTCAATCAACATTAATTGTCTAGTTAAGCTTGTCAATTCTCTCCGGAtctcaaatttgtaattttgtaaaatcgtTATGGATAATGAAATCATGTATAGAGTTTTATCAATTTATGATAGATGAAAATCCATAACTATAAATGGATTCtaaagaaaagtttatttCACATCCTTTCTAGTTCTCCATCTACATTGTCGTGCTTATCTTACAAAATCACAACCTAAGGTCTCTACGATGTATGGACCAAGGCCATCTAGTGAAATCTGAGATTTTTGTGTTGGAAGACATctctattttataattttgtaactttttttttattatatatattggagcattttttaaaaaaatgatagacttctatctcTGTCTACCAATGTCTATTGTcgatagaatatgaaaattttgttatacattataaatattttgtgaaattgatggtatataattaaaaaaataacatcttatattggaaaaacaaaaggggTGCAAAGAGAATCTAAAATTGGATATGGTATTTTGTGATGTAACTTAAAAAGATTGggagtttattattttcataattggGATTTAGGCGAAATTCGAAGGTGGGaatggagagagaaaattggTGGAGTATGGATCAAATATCATTTCCCTTCCTTTACTTCGCGCCAAGAGGGAAGAAAACCTAGGTGCCCGATGCTTTGGTGTACCAATCCACCCAATTTCTCACCCAAATTCCTTCATTTCGGCTTCCACTTCTTTGAATTGCCGCCGCCTCGGTCTCAACAACTCCATGGATCTCAGATTCTGAGCAACCACCATTTTTGTTGCCACCCCATCATTGAATTGGTTGCTATCTGGCCCGCGGTTCAGCCGCTGGACTGCTTGTTGgcaatttttcttcattgagGATTTTTTAAGCCACTGCCACCCACCGCCCACTATGTCTTTCTCGATGACCCCCTTGCTCAACGGAGAGAGAGCCGTGGTACTGTTCTTCATCACCAGCCTTTTGGCTTCTCTCCCCTTCTCCCTCCTTTATCATGGTCTTGCTCTCTCTCTTCTCACCCTTGCTGCTCTTTCCATCGAAATCCAAGCAGAGAGCTCCAATTCTCTTCATCAATTTAAGACCAGGTACCTtgtctttcatttctttttaatttctccaaTTTCTCGCTTATCAATAAGCTTATGCATTTGTATGCTTAAAAGTCTTGGACtggaattttttcttttcttttctgagtTCAACGAAAAGCGAGGAGGTAGATTCGAACTTCTAATTCTTGGTATATGACATATGCTTTTGCCAATTCAACATAGTTCAACTTGGCTATTTTTGTCCTATGTTACTACAGACTTCTATTTATTTAGCTTGATAAGTGTTCAATAAATGCCTGACAAATCTTACCCTCATCCGCGGGGGGAAGGGTTGCTTTATATGGCTTTCTCGGGTGTGTGCAATCTTATGAACTTTGTGAGGTGGGTGGAATAATAGGACTTTTATGGGGAGGGAAAGAGGCCCAAGTGAGATTTTGAGATCTTGTTTGCTATAATGTTTGATTATGGCCTTCAATTTCAAAGACCTTCTGTAGCTATTCTACAACATAGCTGGAGGTCCTTTTAGAGGGAAGTCTCTTTTTGTGGgcttggtttttggttttttgtatGCCCGTGTtcgtattctttcatttttccaatGAAAGTGGctgtttctatatatataaaaacaaatattagcCTCATAATCAACTTGCACAACTAATCTGACGCTTGTTGATTATGCTAATGAGTGCTTGACAATAGTCCAACAAGTATCAAACTGTTGGAATATCAACCCGTATTGGACAAGGGCACTTTATCCAACCTAAAGTGTGTTTGTGCTTCTTAGAATGCAGTCAATATCTATACTAACTTTAGAGGTTGCATTTCTCCTTTTATCTTATCTTGTAAACTTTCACTACTGGAGTCCCAACAAGAAAACGGATATTTTGTCACCTAGATTTGCACAAGTTTCTTTactattgttcttttttcaattctaGTACATTTGAACTCCCAACATGATTGAACtcgttttgatttttaaattggaAGAGTGGTCTTTGTGGTAAACTGCAATGACTTTGATCAAAGACATATTTTCTGatgttgtcatttttgcttCATCAATGATTTGGAATACCATTTTTGTAGGCCAGGTGCTTCATCGGGAATACTGTTGGGAGCAATTACACTACCTGGTGTAATGCTTGCTAAGATGATTCAGCTTACTAGAGCTTTCTCATCTAATCAGATTGCACTCGAGGGTATGGGGTTTCTAGATAAACAATGACTGATATTGGCATTACTGTTaaatttctcttaattttgttgttttttactAGAACTAAgcctttttgttattattattggttaaTGACAACCagaattttttaacttttatatatttagagaTCGAGACTTGGACTATGCAATTCTGGTCCACTTCAACTTGCTGCTTGAGTGTGCTTACTCTCCTCAGGAATGCTATGAATGATTCTGACGTTGTTTCACGAGCTTGCCCCCAACGTCGTTGGAGGTTGAGGCTTGATTTAGGGtgcaaaattttatatggGGCTGTGTGCTATAGTTCCCTAGCAACAATATATCCTAATGGTAACTAAATTTGTTTCTTGTcaatttattcttattctcataaaataaaattatttttgtctttgttaAGATCAACATTTAAGATGGAGAGAAATCTGCAGAAGTTTTTGTTGAGTTTTTGAATTCATGTTTCAatacttatttttgttctttcttctgATTTCTTTTCAATCAGTTCTCCGCTTGGCTCTTATGTTATCATGGATTGTCTGTCACGGGTTGGTTGCTTCTAAATTGATTCAGCATCTTCTTTGTACTTTTCCAGCTTGTGCGTCCATTGGTATGTGTtgtatttctcttttctatttgtAGTGGatggttttaatttctttagtattttttgaaatctaaaatcaCTATTTTGCAACATGTTTAATAGTATGTaatttaagtaattaaaatgatCAACCATAGTAAGGCaaaatttttgttgtgtttatCCCCAATGGGAACAAAAGCAAACGTTTTTAGTTTCTGGATGCTCTGTAGGAATTCATTGCTATTTTTTCCACCAAAAAATGTTCATTCTGAATCgcaagaattttttattttcttttttctttttatatttccCAACATTTTGTCTGcttaatatcattttctttccaaatatGCTGATTCTATCTAATTGACGCTTATGATTTGGAACTCTGGATCTGCAATTATTTGCTTCAATTTTCTCAGTTCCAATTCCAGTTGTAGTTATGGTCACACTCACAAGCCAAAcctatgatttttttcatgtttaaatcAATGTCTTTCACATGCTTACTTCTTCATTGTTAGTGGCATCTTGTTATAGGGGAGGCACTCTTGGTTACATCTGGACTTGTTCTCTACTTTGGTGACATGCTGGGATGTACTATTGCTAAGGTTGGCCTTGTATGTGTTTTCCTTGGAATATAACTGTTGCCTATATGCTTAATAAAAGATTGGTTGGAAACAGGTGCTTGGGGCTTTTAGTTCGTCAGATTTGGTTTCTTTTCAGTATATGATGAACAGAAGTGAGATTAGTCCCATAGTTCAGgtttacattttatttgatgGAAGCTGATTCGCATTATTTAAGTTTCAGTAGTTCACAATTTTTGTCTCTTTTTGGGAATAACATGGTTGTTCCTCTATGTAGGGTCTGCTGCTTGGGCTTCTTCTGTGCTCAGTGATATTTAAACATCTTCACATACGGGAAAGCATTTTGAACACAGAGAACTCTGAAGCTAAGAAATACTTTGAGATTAGAAGATCCATGATATTTTTTGCTCTTCTTGGATTCATTTTGATTGTGGTCGTCCCTTCATGGATGATGTTAGTTCATGAATTTGATGCACATCCTTACCTATGGTATGGAATCCATTGGAATTTGGACTTCAGttcattgaaaatttgagatttgttCTTCACTCTCCTAGTGCTTAACAAAAGTTGATGAAGTTAATTCATTGACCTTACTGAGCAGATTCTGTCATGTTAACTCTTTATGCTTATCCATCATATTTGACTCTGTCAGGGTCGTATCCTTTACATTTTCAGAACCACTTAAAAGGATATCGTTATGCGTCTACTGGTTGTCACTTATATGTGCATCTATTCTGCGGTTCTACAATATCTCAAGAAATAGCAAGATTGAGAGAATTCTTCTTCGTAAATACTATCATCTCATGGCTGTTTTGATGTTTCTTCCTGCACTCATCTTTCAGGTAAACTGGGGCTAATGATTGACCTTTAATGGTACGATAGTTTTGGTTATAGTCAAAACAATGCTGGCATTCTGGATTAGGCATGCCTGGATTCTGAAAAGTTttcgttttatttttttttcagccAAGGTTTCTCAATCTAGCCTTTGGTGCAGCTTTGGCAGTTTTCTTGGCATTAGAAATTATTCGAGTAAGTTAATTTACTTGGACATGAATTTTCTATCTATTGATTTTGTGGTGCTGTTATTATCCACAATCATTTATTTGATATGCTTGGTGACTGATATTTTCACTTTGTGAGATGTTAATTGATATGATTGCTGTTAGACAGAGAATATTTACTCTCATGATATGTCAAGTAAACTAGCTTAACAACTTGAAGCCTTTGCTTACTTTTTGATGTGCTTGTAGTTTCTTGATATGTTTCGGGCCTTAGCTTACTCAGAGGAAAACTACTATACTTTCTGATATTGCTTGGAGCTTAAACACTTGACTTGCGGAAGAAATCTCTCTTTGTTATGAAAAGAAATCTGTGTTCATGTTCGTAGACCATTGCAGCATGCCATGAATGACATTAAGTAATCCAAAAAGAAGAGGACTTTCGAATGAAATCTACAGTGGAAATTCTCACTATAAGAGGAAAATCAAAACTTCCAATGAGTGTTTTATGAGGGGAGGGTTTTATAATGATAGCAAGTAATGTATATTTTGTTGGCTTTTACTTGATATCAGCATGGTGCCTATTGTGTTCATGTTACTGAAATAGACAGGAAGGAGATAAAAGGGAAACTTAATGAGTGGGCTATAAGCATTCTAATATTATAAGCACGCCGTAAATGTCATTGATACAATCCATTTATGATTCAAATACCGGCTTTCGGTAATTAAATGAAGGGATAcgcattaattattattatggcAGGTGCAGGTGCAGGTGCATCTAGAAACGTATTTCATTTATCAAGTTGCTTAACTTTTATGAAAAAGCCACTGGAAGCATGACCTACTTCAGTGAATTATAATAAGTCAATGGTTATCAAGAAATCAAAGTCTAACCAACTATTATATGTGCAAGTATGcgtgaaattaaaatataaaacatgaGACGTAGCTAAATAttctcattatttttctcaCCTAAATCATTAATTCAGGTATGGAGGATTTGGCCTTTGGGTCAACCTGTGCATCAATTTATGAATGCTTTCACAGACCACCGAGACTCTGAACTTCTTATTGTGAGGTATTTATCTTGGTGTTCATTTATACTGTAGATTATTGTTAACTTTAGGTTAGGAgaataaatttcaactaacccttgtatttgttatttgtaaaCTAAcccttttatttgttatttgtaatCTAACCCTTTTATCTgttatatctttcttttaagccacttttcacttttattgggatgtgcGCTTCCCATTTGGATGTCATCTGGTTACAATGACCGTCCACTTGCACCTTTTGCTGGAATCTTGAGTCTTGGAATTGGAGATACAATGGTGAGTGGATTATACCCTCGTCTCTGGTGGTGGTACTGAATGCTTGAATTTAAATGCATGCTGAACTGAAGTTCTTCTCATTTGAGTTTGTCCTGAAATATGTGCTATTTTTCTGATCTACGGTTTGTTCTCTTGGTTATACTAGTTTTTTAAGCATTAACTGAATCAATGTGGCACTGAGGAGTTGAGAACTCTCGACCATTTATgcttgtttattttcttagcGGATAAATAATTGTTTCCTAAAGTAAATGAATCATGCTCGTCTGCTCTACCTAGAAATCTATCATTCACAACTCCAATATCAACCTTTGACAACCTTTAGGAGTCCCTgagttcaaaatgtttttgtaaaaTGCTCACTTTTGATCTTTGGGTTTAacttgaattaattaatttaaaatgtggaattttctaattaattttaatattgatgGAAATTTCatgaaaactattttctattttaattaataaaaaagtaatacaTTAAACACAGTGAGcataattgaaaactaaaggggtaaaatgcaaaattttgaaacctGGGACCAAACAAAAACCCAAGTTAACCATCATCAACCCTAGTGATAAAAATGGTATCAAAgtctcaataactaactaagaggtTATGGATTCAATCTATGTTGGCCACCTACCtaagaattaatttcctacgagTTTTTTTGACACctaaatgttgtagggtcagaTGGGTTGTCTCGTGAGATTAGTCAAGGTTTGCATAAATTGGCTCGGGCACTCGCagatggaaaaaaatggaaagtcAAGTCAAAACTCAAGGGggtaaaatataacattttaaaatttaggaacGGAAGGAAAACTGAGCTTAAAACACAAGGCCTCAAGGGTAAAAGTGCACCATCTTGAAACTTAGGAACCGAATTACTTGAAACTTAGGaacaaaatggaaattatTCTCTAAActcaaagaacaaaaaaaaaagtatttttcattgatttaatTTGAGGTTAGTTGTTGTCAGTGCTGTTACTGTACCTGGCACGCACAGAGAGTTATAAATTTAAGGATCGACACTTTAAAGTGAAGTAAAAATGAATCTCACGTCAGCCTGCATTTGGTTGAAAAATGGCAACACTTGACTGTAACTTGACTTTTCAATGTCCAATATGAACATAATTTTTAGATGAAGCCTACAAGTGGTTCACTCTAATCTACCaacaaaaagtgaaaatgatatttttctttatttctcaGGCATCTGTTGTTGGTCACAAGTATGGTGTCCTTCGGTGGAGCAAAACTGGCAGTGAGTATTGTTTTGTTCTGTGTGCCTCATAATATAGACTCCTACGATTTAAGTTTCTAATACTCTAATCTTGCACTTTGTAGAGAAAACCATTGAAGGCACAGCAGCTGGTATTACATCTGTGCTGGCTGCTTGTTCCATTCTGCTTCCACTTATAGCATCCACTGGATATATTTTGACAGAGGTAATCTATCTATTCCTCTGAAACACTAACCATCACAAGAAAATTCAGTATAATGGTGtgaataaggaaaaaaatgcagcaaaatagaatttcaattgatttgaattttgaggaACTTGGGTGTTTATTTCTTGAGCAAGCTTTGGACCGACAACTAGAAAATTGCTTGCTTAGAGGCAGAGGCTCATTGTACTTATGAACAGCCCCACCAACAAACTAACAAACAGTAACCATCTCATTTATCTACTCTATACTAGACGACCTATTCACTaattaaaccctaaatctATGGTAACGTTGCCTCAGATACCTCTTATCCTCAGAATGTAGGTCAATTTAGGGGACTTGAAGAGCACTTAATATATGCATTAGAGTAGTTGAATTTCTTCCCTTCGAGTCTTAAGACCTTTCAAgtacttaaaatttttaaagcaTTAAACTGGCCCCTACTTAGCTTCACATACTTGGCATATGTTGAGAGGTCATCTTCTGCCATACAAGTTGACATATTCCGACGGTAAATGACCAGAGGTATTTCTCTACAGGGACACTTATTTCCACTAGATTGTCTTGTTTACTTTTTTCCTCACCACACCCAGCTTACCTTGTGCTGCTAGACCCAAAATTATCTCATTGACCACAACGACTATAGAGAAATTACTGTGTGCAATGCTTGCAGGACTAAGACTTGCATGAACTAGAACAGACTTTTCCTCGAGAACTAATATGTTGGCGTTGGTCGACTATACCATGGCTGTCATCCAACAATGTGAAACTTGAAGCTTAAATCAACTtccctttattttttattatgaaaatacTCATAAAAACATTCTTCCTGCCGCATCCATTTCTCATAGATTGTAAAACTGAACGAAGTTTCTTTGAAACCTCAAAATCGATAGATAAACGGAGTGAGTGAAAGGTGAATTTTGCAAACCAAATCTTAACAACCTCCCGTCTGACTAATTTCCCCATGATTTGTTTTGAGTTGAGTTCATTTCTTCTACCTCTCTGTCAATGGAGGTCTCTTTCTCAACTAAATCAACCTCATTCCTATCCTACAGATAGAGGACTGTGACCGATGTTAGGAAGAGAAAAGAGGTGAGCTTGGGTGAGAGAGGGAGAATACGGAGATAGAGGTAGGGGTGCCaataagtataaaaaaaattaatagaacaacattaaagaaatgaattattaGTAATTAAAATGGCACTAGGGCCGGATCGGTTTTCTCTCGACTAAGATTAGACGAGGTACGTGCGTAAATTGGTACAAACACAAacgaataagaaaaaaaagccaTGTTGACCTGCATATCACAGTCAAACTGGTAAAGCATTTCAGAACCAACTAAAAgtagttaataattaagttatggACACTGATATTCTATAATTTGTGTGCCAATCTATTCCTGATATTGTTGATTACTTTTTCAGCGGTGGCTGTCTCTTCTCCTAGCCGTCACAATTAGTGGTTTGTTGGAGGCTTATACAGCACAACTCGACAACGCTTTCATACCACTTGTGTTCTTCAGCCTTCTATGCTTGTAGAAGCGATCAAATCTCCTTGCAGCCGACTCAGCTTGCTGCTTGCACCTCTAATCTccaaataaaactttaacttGGCGTCTCATTAAATGCCTCAAGTCTTACATTCTTCACCagatttcacttttttttttctgtataTAATAGCCCATATTTACTGCTGAAAATCTCCTACTCAGTGTCTTGTCCTTTGTCATATTTTGTTATCTGATTTGATTTCTAatcttttcaattcaaaagtTATACTGTTAGCTGTAGACAGGGAATGGAGAGGGATAGATTTTGTGTAATTTGTAATGCTGGGATGAAGATTCCTAGATAGAAgaggtttaatttttgtagCAATATACCGTTGGAAGATATTATGTCTTGTAGAAATGTATACATTCAATACAATACAAATTCATATACTTGAAAATTCTCTAACTCTGAATACTGGACGGATCACTTAGTAGCAGTTCCTTTCTTTTGCCTGATCTTATATTATTATGGTCAATACTTGCAACGATTATTTTATTACGATCAACAAATAGCATAGAGGATGAT
This genomic interval carries:
- the LOC101218949 gene encoding dolichol kinase EVAN; protein product: MSFSMTPLLNGERAVVLFFITSLLASLPFSLLYHGLALSLLTLAALSIEIQAESSNSLHQFKTRPGASSGILLGAITLPGVMLAKMIQLTRAFSSNQIALEEIETWTMQFWSTSTCCLSVLTLLRNAMNDSDVVSRACPQRRWRLRLDLGCKILYGAVCYSSLATIYPNVLRLALMLSWIVCHGLVASKLIQHLLCTFPACASIGEALLVTSGLVLYFGDMLGCTIAKVLGAFSSSDLVSFQYMMNRSEISPIVQGLLLGLLLCSVIFKHLHIRESILNTENSEAKKYFEIRRSMIFFALLGFILIVVVPSWMMLVHEFDAHPYLWVVSFTFSEPLKRISLCVYWLSLICASILRFYNISRNSKIERILLRKYYHLMAVLMFLPALIFQPRFLNLAFGAALAVFLALEIIRVWRIWPLGQPVHQFMNAFTDHRDSELLIVSHFSLLLGCALPIWMSSGYNDRPLAPFAGILSLGIGDTMASVVGHKYGVLRWSKTGKKTIEGTAAGITSVLAACSILLPLIASTGYILTERWLSLLLAVTISGLLEAYTAQLDNAFIPLVFFSLLCL